GCAGGTCCAGATAACCGTTCAGTATCTCCAATACCCTGGCCTGCCGCCGCTCCACCGGCAGGCTGTCCGGCAGCACCACTTCCAAACAACGGTTGTACCGCCATTTCCAGGCACCCTTCTCTGGTATACCCACCGGCATTTCCAGCTCCGGCCGCCTTGCGGTTTCCCATACCACCAGCGATGGCGGAAAACCCACAAAAGCCCCCAGCAACATCTTATACATCACCGCCGGCGAAAAATTGATGAAATACGTCCGCACCATCCGCCCTGCCGTATCCCGCTCCGTACCAAACACCGGCTGCACTCCCGGCAGCATCGGCCCGAAAGCACTGTGGCTAAATGCCGCCACCGGTGCCAGCACCGCATGCTCAGCCGACCACTGCAGCAACGGCACCCGCCGGTCAAAATCCCATACATCCGCCTTCACCGGCCAGCGGTCTATCTTCCCCGCCTCCACCTCCGCCCAGGCAGCAGCCCCAAAACTGTCGGTATTCGTAAGGGCCCGTACTACCCCATGGCCATCAATCCACACCACATGACTCAGCAACCGGTGCGGAAACAACTGCTGGCACACACTGTCTGCCGCCAGCATGGGCAGCACCACCCCTTTTTGCCGCTGCTGCGCCATCAGCTTCTGCATCACCGGCCACGGCTGCGGCGATACCACAAACGCCTGCACCGCCCCCTTCGAACACTCCACCAATTGCTGCAGGGCGGGCAATGCCTTTACACAACTGCCACAATCACTGCGCATCAGCTGCAATACCGTCCACGGCCTTGCCGCCTGCACCTGTACCTGCAAATCATTCTTGCCCAGCGCCGCCCACAACGCCGCCGGCACCCTGTCGCCCCGCTGCAACGGCAGCAACTGCCCCATGGCACTCCCCCACAGGCATAGCATGGCCACCAAGCCATACACACGTATGCTCATCATCATAAAATGTTTTGTCGGAACCGTGGGGCTCCGGATAAAAAATGAAAGGATAACCGACAACAGACAGCCCTCAGGCCCCCACGATAGGCCTGCTAAACGTAATGCCATGCTGATCCCGATAACTATCGGGATGTCAAAGCATGGATGATAATCCAGTAGCTGTCTGCTACATATCTGCAGTGGTCATTACTGCTGTGGTGATTACTGCTGTGGTGAGCCCGTCGAACCACAGACTCGAACCACCCTCTGCAGTGGTAAGCTCTGCTGTGGTGAGCTCGTCGAACCACAGTTTGCAAAGCCGATCCCAATAGCTATCGGGACCACAAACCACCAACCATCAACAATCAACTAAATCGGATTCTTCGGCTTCTTCGCAAAAAGCGTTTGCAATAAATGCAGGGCCAGGTGTTGGTATCGTTTCTCCATAGCAACAGTTGGTTGTGTGAGTAAATAACCCATGGAGACAACACCCAAAAAGTAGGCGTGGAACTCCACTTACCGCTCTGAGGCCCTAGGAAAGCCCTGCCACGAATAAGGGAGCCCACGCCGTAACGTGAGCTCTTCACTTATCATCTCGTGGCATTGAAATTTCCTAGGTTTCAGAACGAGACTTAAAGCGAATTGCTTTATTATTTTTAGAATTACTCTTCTAAAGACAAGTTTACAATTGCTGAGCTAAAATAGAAAAAAGATTATACTTTAATTACGTTTAGTAACTTTTTTATTTACGTTTTAATATTTTTTACATACTTAATGTAAATTATTCATAACCATTTAAGAAACCGAAGTGAACTTTAGCTATATATCAATTCTAATGGCTAAAACTTCGAAAACGCTCCAAGAAAAAGATCTTGAACTATTAGGTATAAAGTCTCTAATTGATGGCGGAAGAATTACAAAGATGGCAGACTTCATGAAGTTATCGCCTACAAAACTTGCCAAGGCTTTGGGAATTAATTATGGTAGATATATGGCAAAACTTGCCCACCCAGAAAAGTTCACAGTAGGTGAAATCGTAAAAATGGCTGCAACATTAGAAGTCGATAAACAGGTGCTATTTAATATAGCAAGTCAAAGTATCTAACCATTTTCATTATCGCATCTTATGGCTACAAATCATAAACGACATTCACTAAAAATGACCTGTAATTAGTTGGTGTACAAATGGAGCCCAAAAGCGTTGAAAATATTTTAGCAACTATTGGTGAAAATCTAAAAAAGGCAAGAGAATCCAGGGATAAAAGCCTAAGAGAATTAGCATCCGATTGTGATATTGACCATAGTGCTATTGCAAAAATCGAAAAGGGGCAGACCAACGTAACAATTAAAACACTGCATGTTCTTGCAGAAGCGCTAGAAATAGAATTTACGGTTCTTTTAAAGGGTATATAGACTTTATAAATCCACGGAATCATTTCTGTGGTCAATACATAAACAAAAGCCTACCTGCTAGAGCCCCCCAAAAAAATGAGGAACTGCTATTAATACGCAATCAGCGACACAAAGGGAGGCACTGGACCAACAAAACAACTGTTTCGCAAAGGCAGTAAGCGGGGCCATTAGGTTTGCAATGTCCTGTTAGCTATCGGTTTTTGGGATCTAGTCAAAAAATGCATCAGCATGAATTTACCTCCACTCCTTTAATACAATGAGGTATTTGAATGCCTGAAAACAATTTTTGATTTGAATAAAACATTCTAGCCTCTTTATTCCTCCAGATAAAGAAAAGATTGAGGAGGTAGAAGATGATAATCTTCTTTCAAACAAAGAGGTGCTTTATACTTTTTTGTGCTTTTTATTTTAATGGCATACCCCATTTCACGTTTAGCAAAATATTTATAAAAGAAATCTTCATCAATACCTGCGTAGCGTTTAGTTTTTCTCCATAAATCGGTCAAAGTATCATTGATGATAGAATCTATTTCAAATTCACCAATCACTTTTTGCATTGGCGAAGATGCATAAACCACCACGGTTTTTATTTCCCGATTTTTAAAAATAGCTTTTCTAAATTCGTACTTCTTACTTCCGTCAAATATCCTCTCAGCAAATTCTGGCTTAATAGACAACAATACTTTCATTAGTTGAAGTTTGCTTTAAAATGACTAAAAACTGTTCCTTCGTAATTTTCTTCAATCCCCTTAGTTCATTGTCAGCACCTGAAATAATTCCAAGCTCTAACAATGTTTGTCGGTTCATTCGTTTGCCCAATTGAAAGGAATAAACATAAAGGAAATTGATAATAAAAGGTCGATAATAGGGATTCCAGTCCCA
The Phnomibacter ginsenosidimutans genome window above contains:
- a CDS encoding helix-turn-helix domain-containing protein; translated protein: MEPKSVENILATIGENLKKARESRDKSLRELASDCDIDHSAIAKIEKGQTNVTIKTLHVLAEALEIEFTVLLKGI